The stretch of DNA CCAGCCCGGCGACCTGCCAAGCGAGGTGTCCCCCGAGACTCTCGACGTGCTAGGCCTACTTGAGGGCAGGGTGCCGGAGGAAGTGTTGGAGTTCCTAGGTGAAGCTCTGGGTTGAGGACCTCAATCCTGCTAGCCTCCTCCATAACCGTGTTTTCAATGTTAACCCTCGCAAGCCTCGCCCTAGGCCCGGCGGGGGTAAAGAACCCCCTGGACTATATAGACGGGCTGGGCGGGGTGGAGCTTTACAGGCTGCTGAGGACCTCCGCCTCAATAGTGGTAGGCGCCTCCCTCGCCGTAAGCGGCGCCTCCCTGCAGCAGGCCCTTCGAAACCCCCTGGTAGACCCCTACCTGCTCGGCATCTCCACGGGCGCCTCCCTCGCCGTAGCCCTAAGCCTGCTCCTGGGGCTGGCGGGGCCTCTTGGCATAGGCTCTGCGGCCCTCGCCGGCGGCCTCGCGGCCTTCCTACTAGTTCTCGCCACGGCCAGGCTTGCAGGCATGACCGGCTCTGGGCTGATAATAGTGGGTGTCGCCTACTCCTACCTCTTCGGGAGCCTGACCACCCTCCTCGTACTCAGCTTCCCCGACAAGCTGACGGGGGCCCTTTACTGGATATTCGGCTCCGTAGCCTACGTGGACAGGGGGATTCTGGCCACAGCCGCGGGGGGCCTAGCCCTCGCCACGCTCTACCTCGCTGCATCCTCGAAAGCCCTGGAGGCGTTGAGCCTGGGCGAGGAGGCGGCCAGGGGGCTGGGGATAGGTGTCGAGAGGCTTAGAGCCGGGGTTGCCACCGCCAGCCTCGTAGCCGTGGCAGCCTCCGTAGCCCTCGCGGGACCCGTGGGGTTCATAGGGTTGACTGCTCCGTGGATAGCGAGGCTTCTGGGGGCCGCGCGCTTCCAACACATACTAGTCGCCTCGGCGCCTATGGGCGCGGGGCTGGCGCTTGCCTCAGACATCCTGGCCCGTACACTCGCGAGCCCCGCCGAGCTACCTCTAACACCTATAGCCAGCCTCATAGGAGTGCCTATCCTAGTCTACGCCGCGGTTGAGAGGTGGAGGGGTGTTGAGGCCCTGTAGCGTCAGGCTCGAAGGTGTTGAAGCCCGATACAACACATCACCACCCGTTCTGAGGGGTGTGAGCTTCAGCCTCGACCCCGGCTCTCTGGTGGCTCTCCTAGGCCCTAACGGCAGCGGCAAGACAACCCTCCTCAGGCTCCTCGCAGGCATAATCAAGCCGAGCAGGGGGAGGGTGGAGGTCTGCGGCAGCCCCCCGGGGAGGGTGAGGCGGATGCTCGGCTACGCCCCCGCATCGCCGGAGGTGGACCCCAGGCTGAAGGCCGTGGAGGTTGCTCTCCTCTACAGGTACGGGGTGTCGGAGGGCGTAGCCTGGGGTAGGAGGGACTGGGAGGAGGTCCTGGCTGCCCTCGGGGAGATGGGCGTGGGGGAGCTGGCGTGGAGGAGGTGGGGGGAGCTGAGCAGCGGCCAGAGACGGCTGGTGATCCTAGCAGGGGTCCTAGCTAGGAGGCCCGGCCTGGCCCTCCTAGACGAGCCCCACTCCTTCCTCGACGTATCCAACATGAGGAGGGTAACACTGGTGCTCCGCTCCCTCCGAGGCAGGGCCACGATAGTCTACACCACCCACGACCCCCTGGCGGCTATGGCTGCCGACTCGGTGATAATGCTGAGGGAGGGGCTCCTCCACGCACAGGGGCCGCCCGAGGCCGTGGTGACCCCCGAGACTATAGAGGAGGTCTACGGGATCCCGGCCGACAGGCTAGACGGCCTCACCATACCGCGCTACTACAAGCCCTAGAACCACGGCGACACTTTACCTCCCGAGAGCTACAGAGAGGGTTTGGGGATGAGGACTCCACGGGTTCCGACGCCCCCTCGGGGGTGGGGACACCTGTCTCAACTGACCCTAGCATTTACTCCTTTCGCGGCCGCCTCCCGGGCTAGGTCTCTCCTCACTACTGGGCCTCGGGGCTCGGTCTCCCTCCACACGGCAGCCCTGAACCTGTAGATCTCCACGTCCTCCCTCAGCCAGCATGTCCCCGGCAGGCCCGCCTTTATGCAGGCCCACGTGAGGAATAGTATAGGGTCCCAGCCCTCGTCGACCGCCACTTGGGGCAGCAGCAGGCCCGCGTAGGGTGGTTTCTCGACATAGAGGCCGTGGAGCCCCACCTCGACGAGAGCGGGCCTCTCATGAGGCTTCTTGGGGAGGGGCTCCATGCTGCCGAGCACCGTGACCTCGACCCTCACCCTGTCGAGCTCCTCCCGACTGAGAGGCTCGAACCTGGGGTCGCTGGAGGCTGCGTCGACTGCGGCTGTGACAACGGCCTCCACCAGGGGCAGGACAGGCCTGACAACCCCTATACACCCCCTGAGCTCCCACCCATCCCCGCTCCTCCTCTCGAGGGTAACGAAGGCGGCGCCCGGCCTCCCGAGCTTCCCGCCAGCCTCTACATCCAGCCTCCTACCATGCTCCACCCACTCCTCCACAGCCCTCCTGGCAATCCTCACCAGGGCCTCGCCATCGGCGTCGTCAAGCTCCTCCGGCTCGATGGGAGGACCTCGGGCACGCGCTATCCTGACCCCCCCGACCAAGCCCCTCGACCCCCGTGAATGTCTACTCTCGGGTCGAGAGGGCTAAAGACTAGAGGAGGGGGTTTAGAGGTGGAGGTGCCTCGGATTCCGGCGCACTCCTCCTCGCCCAGCCCGCTGTGGGGCTGGGCTTTCGGTGACGAGGTTGGTCGTCACAGGCTCCCGTTTAAGGTTCGTTGTGGCGCCCGGGTTTTATGGCATTATGTCTGGGTCGTAGGGGGCGTCGTACTCGCCCTCCTCGGGCTCCGGCGTGTTGAGGCCTTCTGGGCATCCCTTGCCTAGCCTTATGGGCTTCTCGAGCCTGCTCAGCAGCACCACCCTGCTCGCCCTGCTCTCGCCGAGTATCGGGTAGCCCGTGAGCTCGGAGAGCCTCTCGCTCACCTTCCTCACGTACTCGTGCTCAGCCATGTTGGCCTTGCTCAGCCTCATCCTGCTGGCCCCCACCCACATGTAGCTCTTGATCTCCACGTAGGTCGGCTGGGCGAGGTTTATGAGTTTTGCGAAGCCCTTGAGAGCCTCGTCTGTGTCGTTGAACCCGGCTACCAGCGTTATCCTTATGGCGGTGGGGCTGGTGAAGCTGGGCATCATCTCCAGGGTCTCCATTGTGAGCTCCCAGGCCCTGGGCACCAGGGGCCTGGTGAAGTAGTTGTAGCTCTTCTTATCCCACGCCTCGAGGCTCACGTAGAGCTGGCTCGGCTCCTCCTCCAAATCGGCCAGTATGTCCGGCCTGACACCCCTCGTGACGAGGAAGCTCGTCATGCCCCTCCTGTGCACCTCCTTGAGCAGGTCGCTCAGCATGGGGTAGAGCGTCGGCTCGCCGGTCAGGCTTAGGGTCACGTGCACGGGGTTCCAGGCCTCCCAGAACTTCTTCGGGTCGACCCTGGGGTGGCCCTTGTAGCCGCTTATCAGCCTCCTGTGTATCCTTATGAGCTCGTCCACCAGCCACTTCGGGTCGTCTACTATGGTTAGCTTGGTCTCGTCAAGGTCTACACCCAGGTCCTGCGGCCTTATCCTCCAGCAGTGGAGGCAGGCGTTCCAGCACCAGAAGGCGGCGGGGCTCATCTGTATGTCCCTGTGGCTCTCTATCCCGTAGAACTTGCACTTGTAGCAGTGCCTATCCTCGGTGAGGGCCTTGTGGGTCCAGTAGCACTTCTTAACCACCGTGTGCCTTCCCGCGAAGTGGTACTTCTGCTTGACCATAACCTCGGCTAGGGGCAGCCACTTCTCCGGCATACCCTGGGGTATGTTTTTAAGTATGTTCCTCCTGGGAATCCCTCAACACCCTCAAGAAACATGGTATTACTTTAACCCAGTTAAAGGCTTCGGCTTGTAGAGGCCCTTCTCCTGCAGGTAGGTGTAGGCGCTGTAGGCGGCCACCGCGCCCATCGCCGCGGCGGTGACCACCTGCCTGAAGCCCGGCCACATGCTGGTGCAGTCTCCCGCCGCGAATATCCCTGGGATGCTCGTCCTCATCCACTCGTCAACCACCACGTTGCCCATGCTATCGGTCTCCAGCCCTATGGCCTCGAACAGCTCCTTCGGCGGCTCGGAGCCTATCTCTATGAAGATCCCGTCCACCCTGAGCTCCTTCTCCTCGCCGGTCACCTTGTTCTTCACGACCACAGACTCCACCCGGTCCCGCCCTCTTATCTCGGTCACTATGCTGTCTAGGATGAACTCAATGTTAGGCTTCTTCCTCGCCTCCTCCACGTAGAAGGGCTTCGCCCTGAACCCCTGCCTCCTGTGGACCAGGTAGACCTTCCCGACGTAGCCGCTGAGGAGGAGGGCCCCCTCGAGGGCGGAGTCGCCGCCCCCCACAACAACCACGGCGTCCTTACCCTTGAACAGGGGCGCGTCGCACACGCTGCAGTAGCTGACGCCCCTGCCCGCGAGCTCCGCCTCCCCGGGGACGCCGAGTTTCCTCCTCCTGCTCCCCACCGCCAGTATGACGGTGCGGGCCTTCACCTCCAGCCCCCTGGACCCCCTCACTAGGAACCAGCCGTCGTCGAGCCTGTCAACAGTCTTGACCTGCACCCCAGTCACTATCTTGGCGCCGAACATTTCTGCGTGGCTCTTGAAGCTCTCCACGAGCTTCGACGCCTCCAGCCCACCCATGCCGGGGTAGTCGTCTATCCAGTTGGTGAGGTTTAGCTGTCCACCCACGTCCATCGAGACTATGAGTGTCGACATGAGGAACCTTGTTGTGTATATGGCTGCCGAGAGGCCCGCAGGCCCCGCCCCCACTATGACGGTGTCGTACTCCTCCCCACGGGGTATCTTAGGCGCCCTCACCGCAGAGAGCCTGAGCGGCATAATCACGCACCTAATCACAACACATTAGCCGCCGCAGCCCAAAACCTTGACTACCCACCGCCCGATGCGCTGGCTCCCCCTTGGCCGGCGGGGGGTAGTCTGCACCTCCTCAGCCTCCCCTCTATATACGCCTCGGCCACCCGCCTGAACAGCTCCTCAGGGCTCTCCACGGTCACCACCGCCTCCCCACCCCTAATCTCCAGGCGGGCCGCCCCTATCCTCCTCAGCCTCTTCACTATACGCCGGGCTGTCCTCTTAGTGACGCACAGCCTCTCCCTCAGGATCTCGACAGCCTCCCCATAGTTCAGGGTGGGGCCTAGTCTGTGTAGGATGTAGAGGGCAGCCACCTCCCTCTTACCGGGCATCCTAGCCAGCCTAGGGGGCTCTCCTCCGCTCATGGTCGGTGATCCCCACTGCCCAAACCCTGAGGCTGCCGGGCGTCGGTGTAGGGTAGCCCAGTCATCGCCCCATTATAATGTAAAGCATGGGCCTCCGGGGCTGATATTCAGCCGCAGCCGGAAAGGAGGGGGCCTAGTAGCCTGAGCCTCTCGAACACGGGCCCCCCCGAGACAGCCGCCGCATAGCCGTCAGGCCCCCCCAGGAGGACCGGCCTCCCCTCGACAGCGGCATACACCTCAAAACCCCCATCCACCCCCCGGGGGTCTACCGTCTGGTGCACCCCCCCGACGCCGTTTACAAGTAGGGCCAGGGGGTCGCGGTAGGCGTATGCCACCGAAACCCCCTCAACCTCCTCCCCCGCCCCTCCGAGGAACTCTATCCTAGGCTCCCCCGGCCTGCAGGCGTCTATCCACTCGGGCCTGGAGAGGGTGTGGTACGAGCCCGCCGGGGGCTCCACGGGCGATATGATGCTCCCCACCCCCAGGGCTATCAGCAGGGCCTGGCCCGGCCCCGCCCTCACGGCAACCACCGTAGGAGCGGTAACGGCCCAGGCATCCCCAGAGGATAGTGCCCACTCCACCAGCCCGGCCGCCTCCCCCGGGCTGCCGAGCATCCACCCCACATCCACAACGTAGGAGCCCCTGTCGAACCTCGGCAAGCCCCATCCACACCCCCTCACAGGCCCCCCGGGAGGCTCGCCAGCCTGGTTTCCGCTCACCAGCCCCCAGCCCGGGTCTGGGGCTCGCCCCTTACATGGGCGCCCATAGCCCCCGGGGGCGGCGGGCTCTCTCCCGCCTCTCGTGTCAATGTTGGGTCTAACGCTAATTAGCCTCACGCCTCAACAGCTCCGCTTGGAGTTTCCGTCGTGTGGGTGCGGCGCGTTGAAGCTGTACGAGTTTGAGGCTAAGGAGATTCTGCGGATGTACGGTGTCGAGACTCCCCCCTCTGTTCTGGTGATGCCGGGCGACGATGTGGCGGCCAAGATTAGGGAGGCGGGTTTGGAGCCGCCGCTTGTTGTGAAGAGCCAGGTACTCGTCGCCGGCAGGGGGAAGGCCGGGGGTATTAAGCTGGTTGAGAGTGTTGAAGACGCTGTCAGGGTTGCAGGGGAGCTTTGGCGTAAGCCTATAAAGGGGATACTCCCGGGGGCCCTGCTTGTGGAGAAGGCTGTCCCCCACGATGCCGAGCTGTACACCTCGATAATTATAGACAGGAGTGAGAGGAGGCCCGTCATCCTGGCCAGCAGGTTCGGGGGGATGGATATAGAGGAGATTGCCAGGGAGAAGCCCGAGAGCATTGTGAGGCACTATGTAGACCCCTTCCTGGGGCTGAGGGGCTATGAGGCCAGGATGGTGGGGAAGGCCATAGGCCTCTCGGGCAGGCTGCTAAACAGCTACGCATCCTTCCTCCAGGTCTTGTACAGGGTGTTCACAGCCCTGGAGGCGGAGCTCGTCGAGAGCAACCCACTGGCCATCGTCGGCGACAAGGTGGTCCCCCTCGACGCCAGGATAATCGTGGACGACAACAGCCTGTTCAGGCACAGAGAGCTCGTGGAGAGGAGGAGGGTTGAGCAGAGGGGCGAGTACACCGAGTGGGAGGTCAAGGCTAGGCAGCAGGGACTCCCATTCGTCGAGCTGGAGGGCGACATAGGCATCATAGGCAACGGAGCCGGACTCACAATGGCCACCATGGACCTTGTATACCACTTCGGCGGGAGGCCCGCGAACTTCCTCGACATAGGGGGCGGCGCCAGGGCGGAGCTGGTTAAGAAGGCCGTCTCCTTCCTCCTAGAGTTCCCCAAGGCGGAGAAGATCTTCATAAACGTGTTCGGCGGCATAACAAGGGGCGACGAGGTCGCCCGCGGGATAGTGGCGGCGGTCAGGGAGTCCGGCTCCAGCAAGCCCCTAGTGGTGAGGCTCAGCGGCACCAGGGAGGAGGAGGGTAGGAGGATACTCGAGGAGGCTGGGATCTACGCCTATACCGACCCGGTGGAGGCTGTAAAGAAGGTTGTATCCCTCTAGGGCCGTGTGGGGTGGTGTGTGATGGCGGTTCTGG from Aeropyrum pernix K1 encodes:
- a CDS encoding FecCD family ABC transporter permease; translated protein: MRTSILLASSITVFSMLTLASLALGPAGVKNPLDYIDGLGGVELYRLLRTSASIVVGASLAVSGASLQQALRNPLVDPYLLGISTGASLAVALSLLLGLAGPLGIGSAALAGGLAAFLLVLATARLAGMTGSGLIIVGVAYSYLFGSLTTLLVLSFPDKLTGALYWIFGSVAYVDRGILATAAGGLALATLYLAASSKALEALSLGEEAARGLGIGVERLRAGVATASLVAVAASVALAGPVGFIGLTAPWIARLLGAARFQHILVASAPMGAGLALASDILARTLASPAELPLTPIASLIGVPILVYAAVERWRGVEAL
- a CDS encoding ABC transporter ATP-binding protein; this translates as MRPCSVRLEGVEARYNTSPPVLRGVSFSLDPGSLVALLGPNGSGKTTLLRLLAGIIKPSRGRVEVCGSPPGRVRRMLGYAPASPEVDPRLKAVEVALLYRYGVSEGVAWGRRDWEEVLAALGEMGVGELAWRRWGELSSGQRRLVILAGVLARRPGLALLDEPHSFLDVSNMRRVTLVLRSLRGRATIVYTTHDPLAAMAADSVIMLREGLLHAQGPPEAVVTPETIEEVYGIPADRLDGLTIPRYYKP
- a CDS encoding TIGR00296 family protein, producing the protein MVGGVRIARARGPPIEPEELDDADGEALVRIARRAVEEWVEHGRRLDVEAGGKLGRPGAAFVTLERRSGDGWELRGCIGVVRPVLPLVEAVVTAAVDAASSDPRFEPLSREELDRVRVEVTVLGSMEPLPKKPHERPALVEVGLHGLYVEKPPYAGLLLPQVAVDEGWDPILFLTWACIKAGLPGTCWLREDVEIYRFRAAVWRETEPRGPVVRRDLAREAAAKGVNARVS
- the twy1 gene encoding 4-demethylwyosine synthase TYW1, which translates into the protein MPEKWLPLAEVMVKQKYHFAGRHTVVKKCYWTHKALTEDRHCYKCKFYGIESHRDIQMSPAAFWCWNACLHCWRIRPQDLGVDLDETKLTIVDDPKWLVDELIRIHRRLISGYKGHPRVDPKKFWEAWNPVHVTLSLTGEPTLYPMLSDLLKEVHRRGMTSFLVTRGVRPDILADLEEEPSQLYVSLEAWDKKSYNYFTRPLVPRAWELTMETLEMMPSFTSPTAIRITLVAGFNDTDEALKGFAKLINLAQPTYVEIKSYMWVGASRMRLSKANMAEHEYVRKVSERLSELTGYPILGESRASRVVLLSRLEKPIRLGKGCPEGLNTPEPEEGEYDAPYDPDIMP
- the trxB gene encoding thioredoxin-disulfide reductase; protein product: MPLRLSAVRAPKIPRGEEYDTVIVGAGPAGLSAAIYTTRFLMSTLIVSMDVGGQLNLTNWIDDYPGMGGLEASKLVESFKSHAEMFGAKIVTGVQVKTVDRLDDGWFLVRGSRGLEVKARTVILAVGSRRRKLGVPGEAELAGRGVSYCSVCDAPLFKGKDAVVVVGGGDSALEGALLLSGYVGKVYLVHRRQGFRAKPFYVEEARKKPNIEFILDSIVTEIRGRDRVESVVVKNKVTGEEKELRVDGIFIEIGSEPPKELFEAIGLETDSMGNVVVDEWMRTSIPGIFAAGDCTSMWPGFRQVVTAAAMGAVAAYSAYTYLQEKGLYKPKPLTGLK
- the sucC gene encoding ADP-forming succinate--CoA ligase subunit beta; protein product: MKLYEFEAKEILRMYGVETPPSVLVMPGDDVAAKIREAGLEPPLVVKSQVLVAGRGKAGGIKLVESVEDAVRVAGELWRKPIKGILPGALLVEKAVPHDAELYTSIIIDRSERRPVILASRFGGMDIEEIAREKPESIVRHYVDPFLGLRGYEARMVGKAIGLSGRLLNSYASFLQVLYRVFTALEAELVESNPLAIVGDKVVPLDARIIVDDNSLFRHRELVERRRVEQRGEYTEWEVKARQQGLPFVELEGDIGIIGNGAGLTMATMDLVYHFGGRPANFLDIGGGARAELVKKAVSFLLEFPKAEKIFINVFGGITRGDEVARGIVAAVRESGSSKPLVVRLSGTREEEGRRILEEAGIYAYTDPVEAVKKVVSL